A single region of the Dehalobacter sp. 12DCB1 genome encodes:
- a CDS encoding DegV family protein: MRKVKIITDSTNDLSAELLQEYDIDVVPLHVDFGEETYRDGVDLIPARLFQLVEEKKLLPKTAAPTPYAYAECFRGCFDQEQDIIVITISAQMSSSYQNAVLAASEFPQGRIWIIDSQNLSTGIGALVITAAEYAQQGLQAEEVSVKIRDLVAKVHVSFVIDTLEYLYKGGRCNVLQNLMGSVLKIRPTIGVENGKMLVVDKVRGEKKKALDKLIENARRDSVDSKRIFITHSLGSEEEAIYLKYALQDIYPHKEILITNAGCVISSHCGQKTIGVIYIRK; the protein is encoded by the coding sequence ATGCGGAAGGTTAAGATCATAACCGACAGTACCAATGACCTTTCAGCAGAATTACTTCAAGAATATGATATTGATGTTGTTCCGCTGCACGTTGATTTTGGAGAAGAAACTTACCGGGATGGCGTAGACTTAATCCCGGCAAGGCTTTTTCAGCTCGTTGAAGAAAAAAAGTTGCTTCCGAAAACTGCAGCTCCTACACCGTACGCATATGCAGAATGTTTTCGGGGATGTTTTGATCAGGAGCAGGATATTATTGTGATCACCATTTCTGCTCAGATGTCCTCATCTTACCAAAATGCTGTCCTTGCTGCTTCGGAATTTCCGCAGGGAAGAATCTGGATAATTGATTCGCAAAACCTGTCTACAGGCATAGGGGCTTTGGTCATTACAGCCGCTGAATATGCCCAGCAGGGGCTCCAGGCAGAAGAAGTTTCGGTAAAGATCCGGGATTTAGTTGCTAAGGTCCACGTGAGCTTTGTCATCGATACGTTGGAATACCTTTATAAAGGCGGTAGGTGCAATGTTCTGCAGAATCTAATGGGGAGTGTCCTAAAGATCCGGCCGACCATCGGTGTAGAAAATGGAAAAATGCTTGTTGTTGATAAAGTCCGCGGGGAAAAGAAAAAGGCCTTAGATAAATTGATAGAGAATGCTAGGCGGGATTCTGTAGACTCAAAACGAATTTTCATCACCCATTCCCTGGGAAGTGAAGAGGAAGCCATCTATTTGAAGTACGCGCTGCAGGACATTTATCCACATAAAGAAATTTTGATTACTAATGCAGGCTGCGTGATTTCCAGTCACTGTGGCCAAAAGACAATTGGTGTGATTTATATCAGAAAATAA
- a CDS encoding tautomerase family protein, translating to MPHIIVKLWPGRSDEQKIALADKMAEAMTEIMGIPDKNISVSFEEIAKQKWTEEVYNTDILAKESLLYKKPGY from the coding sequence ATGCCGCATATCATTGTAAAATTATGGCCCGGCCGAAGTGACGAACAAAAAATAGCCTTAGCCGACAAAATGGCCGAGGCAATGACAGAAATAATGGGAATTCCCGATAAGAATATTTCAGTTTCTTTTGAAGAAATAGCCAAACAAAAATGGACCGAAGAGGTTTATAATACCGACATCCTGGCCAAAGAAAGCCTGTTGTATAAAAAGCCAGGTTATTAA
- a CDS encoding DUF2007 domain-containing protein → MKEPNEQDDNVELERWILITEAANEIEADIIGSILDSEGIPFYKKYNEAGDYLRIYMGMTNFGVEIYIPEKLKEKAEGLLNSMNTETDRAFDDLKL, encoded by the coding sequence ATGAAGGAACCCAATGAACAAGATGATAATGTTGAACTAGAAAGATGGATATTAATTACTGAAGCTGCAAATGAAATTGAGGCGGATATTATTGGATCAATCCTTGATTCTGAAGGGATTCCCTTCTATAAAAAGTATAATGAAGCTGGGGACTATCTTCGGATCTATATGGGGATGACCAATTTCGGTGTGGAAATCTATATCCCGGAAAAACTGAAGGAAAAGGCGGAAGGACTTCTGAATTCAATGAACACGGAAACTGATCGGGCATTCGACGATTTAAAATTGTGA
- a CDS encoding EcsC family protein: protein MEAYDMKVLAELKKWQRKMTRNASLTDRVAKNIQNRTNRLIPDKAHEIITAAIKNMVRAVLTGSEFTTREALKNIDLKERDRLAWAKISVYKKTASLEGAGTGAGGILLGLADFPLLLSIKIKFLFEMASIYGYDVKDLRERLYILHLFQLAFSSREKRMQVFQRISDWDEYIYRHPISMETVDWRTFQQEYRDYIDLAKLLQLVPVIGAFVGAVANYRLLGELGDTAMNGYRLRLLKDKIDTTI, encoded by the coding sequence GTGGAAGCATATGATATGAAGGTACTCGCAGAATTGAAAAAATGGCAAAGGAAAATGACCAGGAACGCATCACTGACCGACAGGGTAGCAAAAAATATTCAGAACAGAACGAACAGGCTGATTCCGGACAAAGCCCATGAGATCATCACAGCTGCGATCAAAAATATGGTGAGAGCTGTTTTGACAGGATCTGAATTTACGACAAGGGAAGCGCTTAAAAATATTGACCTGAAGGAACGGGACAGACTTGCTTGGGCTAAAATCAGTGTCTACAAAAAAACGGCCAGTCTGGAAGGGGCAGGCACAGGAGCAGGCGGTATTTTACTTGGACTTGCGGATTTTCCTCTGCTCTTAAGCATCAAGATTAAGTTCTTATTTGAAATGGCAAGCATTTATGGATATGATGTCAAAGATTTAAGGGAAAGACTATATATCCTTCACCTGTTTCAGCTAGCTTTTTCCAGTAGAGAGAAACGGATGCAGGTCTTTCAAAGAATTTCGGACTGGGATGAATACATTTACAGGCACCCGATTTCAATGGAAACAGTTGATTGGCGCACTTTTCAGCAGGAATACAGAGATTATATAGATCTTGCCAAGCTTTTACAGCTGGTACCCGTCATCGGGGCCTTCGTCGGTGCAGTAGCGAATTACCGACTGCTCGGAGAACTAGGCGATACGGCTATGAATGGCTACCGTCTAAGATTATTAAAAGATAAGATAGATACTACGATCTGA
- a CDS encoding FAD-dependent oxidoreductase, with amino-acid sequence MKNYSIDFQRMPQSYWITSTPRTDYPALNEDIEADIAIIGGGIVGITSAFLLKKEGYKVAVLEADRILQGTTGHTTAKITSQHSLIYAKMQKKFGEEKALQYAQANETALKFIAGLVQDNNIDCDFLRQNAYIFTQQDRYIPEIMEEAKIAENFGIKASFLREIPLPLPIKGAVRFDDQAQFHPRKYLLALAKEIPRKGSHIFEQTKAVDIQQGTPCLVLTDNGPRIAASKVIIASHYPYYEAMGLFFTRLYPERSYALGVRIKGDYPGGMYISAEDPTRSLRSQHDKKNNLVIVGGEHHKTGQGEDTRNHYLKLRDFARQLFEVEDIPYWWSTQDYTTMDEIPYIGNLTSDTPDVYVATGFGKWGMTTGTAAALIFRDLILNGYSPWMDIYSPSRFTPIASAKNFVQENLNVAKHLLSGKLSSIPGTAEILKGEGKIIKYDGQRAGAYRDRQGALHIVDTTCTHLGCELQWNSAETSWDCPCHGSRFTYEGEIIDSPAQNKLEHIQEGEQQSSGQEF; translated from the coding sequence ATGAAAAATTATTCAATAGATTTTCAAAGGATGCCTCAGTCTTACTGGATAACTTCGACACCTCGGACAGATTATCCAGCCCTGAATGAGGACATTGAAGCCGACATTGCCATCATCGGCGGTGGAATTGTAGGGATTACTTCGGCTTTTCTCTTAAAGAAGGAAGGTTATAAGGTTGCTGTCCTTGAGGCTGACCGAATTCTTCAGGGTACAACGGGCCATACGACCGCCAAAATTACTTCCCAGCATTCCTTAATCTATGCAAAAATGCAGAAAAAATTTGGGGAAGAAAAAGCCCTGCAGTATGCACAAGCCAATGAAACTGCTCTAAAATTTATTGCCGGCCTTGTCCAAGATAACAACATAGACTGTGATTTTTTACGGCAAAATGCCTATATTTTTACACAGCAGGATCGCTATATTCCGGAAATCATGGAAGAAGCCAAAATCGCTGAGAATTTCGGCATCAAAGCTTCTTTCCTGCGGGAAATTCCTCTCCCGCTCCCGATTAAAGGCGCTGTTCGTTTTGATGACCAGGCTCAGTTTCATCCGCGAAAATATTTGCTCGCACTCGCTAAGGAAATACCTAGAAAGGGAAGTCATATTTTTGAACAAACCAAAGCTGTTGACATTCAGCAAGGCACCCCATGTTTAGTGCTCACCGATAACGGGCCAAGAATTGCTGCATCAAAGGTGATTATTGCGTCTCATTACCCTTATTATGAGGCTATGGGTTTATTTTTCACGAGACTCTATCCCGAACGTTCTTATGCTTTAGGTGTCAGAATCAAAGGAGATTATCCCGGAGGCATGTATATTTCTGCTGAAGACCCGACCCGTTCCCTACGTTCTCAACACGACAAGAAAAACAATCTGGTAATTGTTGGCGGCGAACATCACAAGACAGGTCAGGGAGAAGATACCCGCAATCATTACCTAAAACTCAGAGATTTTGCCAGGCAGCTTTTTGAGGTTGAGGATATCCCATACTGGTGGTCCACACAGGATTATACAACGATGGATGAAATCCCTTATATCGGTAATCTCACATCCGATACACCTGATGTCTACGTCGCCACAGGGTTTGGCAAATGGGGAATGACCACAGGTACGGCCGCCGCTCTTATTTTCCGGGATCTGATCCTGAACGGCTACAGCCCCTGGATGGATATTTATTCCCCTTCCCGCTTTACACCGATCGCCTCAGCTAAAAATTTCGTCCAAGAAAACCTGAATGTTGCCAAACACCTGCTTTCTGGCAAACTATCATCCATCCCGGGCACAGCGGAAATCCTCAAAGGCGAAGGCAAAATCATTAAATATGACGGCCAACGAGCAGGTGCCTATCGTGACCGGCAAGGGGCCCTGCATATTGTCGACACAACCTGCACCCATCTCGGATGTGAATTGCAGTGGAATTCAGCTGAAACATCCTGGGACTGTCCCTGCCATGGATCCCGTTTTACCTATGAGGGTGAGATCATTGACAGTCCTGCGCAAAATAAATTAGAGCACATTCAGGAAGGCGAACAACAATCGTCTGGCCAGGAGTTTTAA
- a CDS encoding inositol monophosphatase family protein codes for MSDLENILSDVKTWVREVGNLQKKDFRKKNLFIETKSTEVDLVTEVDKLSENYFLKAIQAKYPAHSILSEESGVHQNNVSEYLWIIDPLDGTTNYAQGLPVFAVSVALQYRKETVLGVVYMPMLDLLFEAVRGQGASLNGKKITVAAKSRLKECLLSTGFPYDQSENPDNNTNYFVYFVPRSRGIRRIGSAAYDLANVAAGIIDGYWELNLSPWDVAAGILLVEEAGGKVVLLEKKRGISLIAGNENIVGQIFKGISLVD; via the coding sequence ATGTCGGACCTTGAAAATATTTTAAGTGATGTTAAAACCTGGGTCAGAGAAGTTGGTAATCTTCAGAAAAAAGATTTCCGTAAAAAAAATCTTTTTATTGAAACGAAGTCCACGGAAGTAGATTTGGTGACGGAGGTCGATAAGCTTTCGGAAAACTATTTTCTGAAAGCGATTCAAGCCAAATACCCCGCCCACAGCATTTTGTCCGAGGAATCCGGAGTTCATCAGAATAATGTTTCGGAGTATTTATGGATTATTGATCCGCTGGATGGAACGACGAATTACGCGCAGGGGCTGCCGGTCTTTGCAGTATCGGTTGCACTTCAATACAGGAAAGAAACGGTGCTAGGCGTTGTTTATATGCCGATGCTGGATCTGCTTTTTGAAGCAGTGCGTGGTCAGGGAGCCAGCTTAAACGGCAAAAAAATAACCGTTGCCGCTAAATCCAGGTTGAAGGAATGTTTGCTTTCGACCGGGTTCCCGTACGACCAGTCTGAAAATCCGGATAACAATACGAACTATTTCGTATACTTTGTACCCAGATCGAGAGGGATACGCAGAATCGGCTCCGCCGCCTATGACCTTGCCAATGTGGCCGCAGGTATTATTGATGGTTATTGGGAACTTAACTTAAGTCCCTGGGATGTTGCCGCAGGCATTCTGCTTGTCGAGGAAGCAGGCGGAAAAGTTGTGCTTCTGGAGAAAAAGAGAGGGATATCCCTGATTGCAGGGAATGAGAATATTGTTGGCCAGATCTTTAAGGGAATATCTTTGGTCGACTAG
- a CDS encoding GGDEF domain-containing protein: MKKNQTGRINRFGEFADKKLEKEYEASEFIILFKYLRPIVLFLGILYFLFIIPDFFFVKNLKAFQLIFLVRTTYLVLIGIFYFRMKSIKKYSTLCFWVTLYEIMASVVFIFVFCQYESPDFFIQAFGIIAIILAVCLVPNRWINMIMVSVFAGVTFFAASIYFLEQMEASDFSAVIFYILLVTALSSTASFRTHLFKRIHFLNGRDLIQLSIRDPLTGIYNRLKFDDELDKWISYAKRYSCDLSLMIFDIDYFKKINDCFGHLTGDKVLTEVTDLVKGMIRETDIFARWGGEEFVILLPNTNKGEAVEITERIRKRISDYDFTSGHLTCSFGVDSWRKEEGRDSFVQRVDTLLLNAKEMGKNNVQSDDISLMKSILLSE, translated from the coding sequence ATGAAGAAAAACCAAACTGGCAGGATCAACCGTTTTGGCGAATTTGCAGATAAAAAATTAGAGAAGGAGTACGAAGCGTCTGAGTTTATTATTCTATTTAAGTATCTCCGGCCAATCGTACTTTTTCTGGGAATCTTGTATTTCCTCTTTATTATTCCGGACTTCTTTTTTGTGAAGAACCTGAAAGCATTTCAATTGATATTTTTGGTAAGAACAACCTATTTGGTCCTGATAGGTATATTTTATTTCAGAATGAAATCCATAAAAAAGTATTCAACGTTGTGTTTCTGGGTTACGCTTTATGAAATAATGGCATCCGTTGTATTTATTTTTGTCTTCTGTCAATATGAATCTCCGGATTTCTTTATTCAAGCCTTTGGTATTATCGCGATTATTTTAGCGGTTTGTTTAGTCCCGAACCGTTGGATCAATATGATTATGGTCTCCGTATTTGCTGGGGTCACTTTTTTTGCTGCTTCGATCTATTTTTTGGAGCAAATGGAAGCTTCGGATTTTTCCGCAGTAATTTTTTATATCTTATTAGTTACGGCCCTGAGCAGCACCGCTTCATTTAGGACTCACCTTTTTAAAAGAATTCATTTCCTAAACGGCAGAGATCTGATTCAACTGTCCATTAGAGATCCTTTAACCGGGATCTATAACAGGCTGAAATTTGATGATGAGCTTGATAAATGGATCTCCTATGCGAAAAGATATTCTTGTGATCTTTCACTTATGATCTTCGACATTGACTATTTTAAGAAAATTAATGATTGCTTTGGACATTTAACTGGGGATAAGGTTCTGACGGAGGTTACGGACCTGGTCAAAGGAATGATAAGAGAAACAGATATCTTTGCCCGCTGGGGGGGAGAGGAATTCGTTATTCTGCTACCGAATACCAATAAGGGTGAGGCTGTAGAAATAACGGAAAGAATAAGAAAGAGAATATCAGACTATGATTTCACTTCCGGCCATCTAACCTGCAGTTTCGGAGTAGATTCTTGGCGCAAGGAAGAAGGCAGAGACAGTTTCGTGCAGCGTGTTGACACCCTATTGCTGAATGCCAAGGAGATGGGTAAAAACAATGTACAAAGCGACGATATCAGCTTGATGAAATCAATATTGCTCTCTGAATAA
- a CDS encoding class II aldolase/adducin family protein: protein MLLEEQRKQVIDIAGQALQSGLIMRTMGNFSIRDPETGYVCITPSGMDYSVVKPEDIIVMNTERIVIDGSRKPSIESGMHCLAYQKRPDVCGVCHTHSCYATAWACVEEPFPLVLAEMAAVLGGKLETAPFFPMGSEELAGATIQALGKLNAVLLSNHGQLTVGSTLDKALANAQLVEEAAKIAFCVVSIGKPKLISPVQANLLHQWITENYGQ from the coding sequence ATGCTTTTGGAAGAACAAAGAAAACAGGTTATTGATATTGCCGGACAGGCCCTTCAGTCCGGGTTAATTATGCGGACCATGGGAAACTTCAGTATACGGGATCCTGAAACAGGCTATGTATGTATAACCCCAAGTGGAATGGATTATTCTGTGGTCAAACCGGAAGACATTATTGTGATGAATACGGAGCGGATCGTAATCGATGGCAGCCGAAAACCTTCGATCGAAAGCGGAATGCATTGTCTTGCCTACCAGAAAAGACCAGATGTATGCGGCGTTTGTCATACCCATTCTTGTTATGCTACAGCTTGGGCCTGTGTGGAGGAGCCTTTTCCGCTCGTACTGGCCGAAATGGCTGCGGTGCTGGGTGGAAAACTTGAAACAGCTCCTTTTTTCCCAATGGGTTCCGAGGAGCTGGCTGGGGCTACGATCCAGGCACTAGGCAAGCTAAATGCCGTATTGCTGAGCAATCATGGTCAGTTGACGGTAGGATCGACGCTTGATAAAGCCCTGGCCAATGCACAGCTTGTCGAAGAGGCTGCGAAGATTGCTTTTTGCGTAGTCAGTATTGGTAAGCCCAAATTGATTTCTCCTGTGCAGGCTAATTTGCTTCACCAGTGGATCACGGAAAATTATGGACAGTAG
- a CDS encoding 3-deoxy-7-phosphoheptulonate synthase, which translates to MNMKFIKKIPTAEEIIEQIPLPEHIKKIKQARDEQISNILENKDNRFILIIGPCSADNEDSVCEYIGKLAVVQEKVKERILIIPRIYTNKPRTTGEGYKGMVHQPDPSKDPDLCEGIIAIRKLHIRALSEFHMPAADEMLYPENYTYLLDVLGYIAVGARSVENQQHRLTVSGVCTPVGMKNPTSGDITVMLNSIYAAQQGHHFIYNGWEIETSGNPLAHAILRGAVDSSGRNIPNYHYEDLIYAAYEYEKLQLANPTIIVDTNHANSMKRFYEQPRIAREVLTSRTYDPLLNKMIKGLMIESYLVEGRQEIGENIYGKSITDACLGWEKTEELIYKIAENV; encoded by the coding sequence ATGAATATGAAATTTATCAAAAAAATACCAACGGCCGAGGAAATTATTGAACAGATACCTTTACCTGAACATATAAAAAAAATAAAACAGGCCAGGGACGAGCAGATCAGCAATATTTTAGAAAACAAGGATAACCGGTTTATTCTGATCATCGGGCCATGTTCCGCAGATAATGAGGATTCGGTATGTGAATATATTGGAAAGCTCGCTGTAGTGCAGGAAAAAGTCAAGGAAAGAATATTGATTATTCCGCGGATCTATACCAACAAGCCCCGTACTACGGGTGAAGGCTATAAAGGGATGGTTCATCAGCCCGACCCGAGCAAAGATCCTGATTTATGCGAGGGGATTATCGCAATTCGTAAGCTCCATATCCGAGCCCTGTCGGAATTTCATATGCCGGCAGCTGATGAAATGCTTTATCCGGAAAACTACACGTATCTTCTCGATGTTTTAGGATACATTGCAGTTGGCGCGCGCTCTGTGGAGAACCAGCAGCACCGCTTAACCGTCAGCGGGGTATGTACACCGGTCGGCATGAAAAACCCGACGAGCGGAGACATAACAGTTATGCTGAATTCGATTTATGCCGCCCAACAAGGGCATCATTTTATCTATAACGGCTGGGAAATAGAAACATCCGGCAATCCGCTTGCCCATGCAATCCTAAGAGGCGCTGTAGATTCGTCCGGCAGAAATATTCCGAATTATCATTATGAAGATTTAATCTATGCCGCCTACGAATATGAAAAACTTCAACTGGCCAATCCAACAATCATTGTGGATACCAACCATGCCAATTCGATGAAGCGCTTCTATGAACAGCCTCGGATTGCCAGGGAAGTCCTTACGAGCAGAACCTATGATCCGCTGCTGAATAAAATGATCAAGGGACTAATGATTGAAAGCTATCTGGTAGAAGGCAGGCAGGAGATCGGAGAGAATATCTATGGAAAGTCCATTACCGATGCCTGTCTGGGATGGGAGAAAACGGAAGAATTAATTTATAAAATAGCTGAAAATGTTTAA
- a CDS encoding Ger(x)C family spore germination protein yields the protein MISKAKRYARMILLMLSLLTLSGCWSRNEVEDLAMLTGGAIDYSSEKGQEKYVGQWLIISPPSSSNSDGGASSSKSADLVYKGEAKTFMESITDLNKQLPRLQTSSHVIFTIYGENLAKTATAKVAENLLRFPESRPNQLLFVTKGNAGSFLQAKPVLVSNLFKQIKKQEEIALRTGVSRGVTLLEFCQWLLSPDRDPVLPQIKWNNGNQSNSLLIEGFGVFRSDKLIGWLDKDESTGYLFLTQDLKDGIMPFEFGYGSQMITYHVGASKHKIKAKWVNGKPVFRITIQTLGAIPETANFQITTKDVSKIEAAAAESVRVKALKSISKAREYDSDFLGLMQHLHRYEPSAWKEVETDWRKAFRQAEIEVEVQAKVVTEWALTQSFDLKD from the coding sequence GTGATATCAAAAGCAAAAAGATATGCCCGGATGATTCTTTTGATGTTGAGTTTGCTTACCCTTTCAGGCTGTTGGAGCAGAAATGAGGTTGAGGATTTGGCTATGCTGACCGGCGGGGCAATCGATTACTCCTCAGAAAAAGGTCAGGAGAAGTATGTGGGTCAATGGTTAATCATTAGTCCACCAAGCTCCAGTAATTCAGACGGTGGTGCGTCTTCCAGCAAATCTGCAGATCTAGTGTATAAAGGGGAAGCTAAAACATTTATGGAAAGCATAACGGATTTAAATAAACAGCTGCCGCGTTTGCAGACCAGCAGCCATGTAATATTTACTATTTATGGGGAAAATTTGGCTAAGACCGCGACGGCCAAGGTGGCGGAAAACCTTCTGCGTTTTCCTGAAAGCAGACCCAACCAATTGTTATTTGTGACCAAAGGAAATGCTGGGTCTTTTCTTCAGGCCAAGCCGGTACTTGTATCGAATCTTTTTAAGCAGATAAAAAAACAGGAGGAGATTGCGCTTCGTACGGGGGTTTCAAGAGGGGTTACCCTTCTCGAATTTTGTCAATGGCTCCTTAGCCCTGACCGGGATCCGGTGCTGCCGCAGATTAAATGGAATAATGGGAATCAAAGCAATAGTCTACTTATTGAAGGCTTTGGCGTATTTCGAAGTGACAAACTTATTGGCTGGCTGGACAAGGATGAGTCTACAGGATACTTGTTTCTGACGCAAGATTTAAAAGACGGGATAATGCCATTTGAGTTTGGATATGGCTCACAGATGATCACTTACCACGTAGGGGCGTCCAAGCATAAAATTAAAGCAAAATGGGTGAATGGGAAACCAGTGTTTCGAATAACAATCCAAACGCTCGGAGCGATTCCTGAAACCGCTAATTTTCAAATCACTACAAAAGATGTCAGCAAAATAGAAGCAGCAGCCGCAGAAAGTGTTCGAGTGAAAGCGTTAAAGAGCATTTCGAAAGCTCGTGAATATGACTCGGATTTTTTGGGTTTAATGCAGCACTTGCACCGTTATGAGCCGTCAGCCTGGAAAGAAGTTGAGACTGACTGGCGGAAGGCCTTCCGGCAAGCGGAGATCGAAGTAGAAGTTCAGGCAAAGGTTGTAACGGAATGGGCCTTAACGCAATCCTTTGATCTCAAGGACTAG
- a CDS encoding endospore germination permease, which yields MDKKRISGTQTAMLLFIVMTSTAILFIPGLTATTGKQNAWLVSLGAGISSFGVLIISAKLAQRFPGLTIAEYLPLIVGKIGGKALGVSYILFFTVLNILVVRETSEFLTVSALFGTPGIPINLVFVLICWYSAQKGIEVIARMNQFILPLFVFAYLMACILAIPKADPSSLLPILEDGISPVMQNIWIPVQWYGEIAVLLMLIPLMNKPQEALKKASYAVISTMLLLTFGSLAVLTVLGADVADQMIFPIWFTVKTIEYGNYIQRIELLVLPLWLTGIMVKSSLLFYVTILAARQSVSRKHPKLIAASVMVIVFSGATFLVPNTMALLEFLAKYWPSISLLFEVVLPLLLLAITLIRKKKGGCMQ from the coding sequence ATAGATAAGAAACGAATATCTGGTACGCAAACCGCGATGCTGCTGTTTATTGTGATGACCTCAACCGCAATCCTGTTTATTCCTGGATTAACTGCGACAACAGGCAAACAAAATGCCTGGCTGGTGAGCTTAGGAGCAGGGATATCTTCTTTTGGCGTATTGATCATTTCGGCCAAGCTGGCACAGCGGTTTCCGGGACTTACAATAGCAGAATATCTGCCGCTCATTGTAGGAAAAATCGGAGGCAAGGCGCTGGGTGTTTCCTATATCCTATTTTTTACTGTCCTGAATATCCTCGTTGTCAGGGAAACTTCGGAATTTCTAACCGTATCCGCTTTATTTGGAACGCCGGGCATTCCGATTAATTTGGTATTTGTACTTATTTGCTGGTATTCTGCGCAAAAAGGGATTGAAGTGATTGCGCGGATGAACCAATTCATCCTGCCTCTATTTGTATTTGCTTATCTAATGGCCTGTATTTTGGCGATTCCGAAAGCAGATCCAAGCAGTCTGCTTCCTATTTTGGAAGACGGGATCAGTCCGGTGATGCAGAATATATGGATACCGGTTCAATGGTATGGCGAGATTGCCGTATTGCTGATGTTGATCCCTCTGATGAACAAGCCTCAGGAAGCGCTGAAGAAGGCATCCTACGCGGTTATTAGCACAATGCTTTTGTTGACTTTCGGATCGCTGGCTGTACTGACTGTCTTAGGGGCGGATGTAGCCGATCAAATGATTTTCCCGATATGGTTTACTGTCAAAACAATTGAATACGGGAATTACATTCAACGTATAGAATTATTGGTATTGCCGTTATGGCTGACCGGGATCATGGTCAAATCCTCTTTGCTTTTTTATGTAACGATACTTGCAGCCAGACAGTCAGTCAGCAGAAAGCACCCCAAACTTATTGCCGCTTCAGTGATGGTCATCGTATTCTCAGGGGCAACGTTCCTTGTACCTAACACCATGGCGCTGCTGGAATTCCTGGCAAAATACTGGCCGTCCATATCTTTGTTATTTGAAGTTGTACTGCCATTACTGCTGCTTGCTATTACATTAATCAGAAAGAAAAAAGGAGGCTGCATGCAGTGA